A segment of the Arachis hypogaea cultivar Tifrunner chromosome 5, arahy.Tifrunner.gnm2.J5K5, whole genome shotgun sequence genome:
GCAAACCTCATCAGCGATAGCAAGAAGCTCTTCCTTCTCTTTTGCTTGGAACCATCCGAGTTCACAGGCATTCTATGATAAAAGAAAGGGGAAAAATCAGTAAGAGCATAAATCTGGACATTTTAAAGAACACTTCTGGATGTATACAGAAGAGCTGGTACAAATCTAAATATTTGGCCACAGCCAACACCAGGTACTTGCCTAAAGACTGATTAATTgttctttcaaaaaattaaatacagAGTGATTTATCATTAGCCACAGCTGATGGAAACTCCACAAATTACTCATAATTATTGACAACAACATGAAAAACTGGACATACCTTTACAGAGATCATAACAACCATTAAAGCTGCTTGTGACAGTTCGTCATTCTTCCGTTGATGAAACTGCACGGAAAAGGAAAAGCAAAGGCCACAAACCATCAAgcataaaaaaattgagaaaatatgtCAGAATTTCTTTGTGCTTCCAACTGGCAACAAAGAAGGCATTGGTATTCCATGAAACAAAATTGAAATTACCAATCTCATCAATGCAGGGAGTTCTTTGGCCTTGGGTGAAATTTCCCCATTGGCAAGTGAATAATCAATACCTCTGcgtttcaaaataataaatagttaGGGTAAGAGGAAAAACTGTACATTTGCAGTATCATGCCGTTCAAAGTTCAAACTCCATTATCTCCCTATTCGCGAAAAAGGGTTGAAGCTAAACCATGTAAAACTACTATATCAAGGAGGGTtgattttttaagtattttttcacAACTATAAACTTCGGCATTCCACCACCCCTAGGTCAAATTTCAGTTCAtcaccaaaactccaacataaACCAGCTTCAATTACAGTTCCATAACAAAAAAAGCTAGGGCATTTCTAATGTACCACAATAAGAGTATCAGAGACGTGAAATATGAGTAAATGGAAGTGGAAGCGATAAAAACCTCGAGAGGGAGATGCATTGATTGTAGAAATCTAATGCGCCTAACTGGTTGTGGTTGCCATCATGAAGGTGCGCAGCCAAGCGCTCCATAACAGCCGTGATTCTTAAGTTGTTTATGAACGACGGTGAGGTTCTGGCGAGGACAGCGGTGTCCAGTGGCTGAAGAGGCGGTGTAGCGGTCGTACCGTTGCTCATCACCTAATATGCCCCTTATTTAAGTTATTGGGGTTTTCTTTTGGGTCTGTTTATGAATTAATACCCGACGCGCCACCGTGGGTCACGCGCTTGTCGTTTTAGCTCTCCCGGCTGTTGGAGACTTGGAGTGTGGGAATTTGGGGAAGCCGTGAAAGAATAGAGAGAAAGAGGACGGGGGAGGGTGTTCACCGGAGAGGTGAGCTTCTGATTCAAAGTACGATCGTTTTCGTGCCCCCAAGGCTCCCTTTAGTTCACGTGTCAGAAACGCTGAGACACAGATACAAAGACATAAATATTGAGAGAGGCACATATATAAAGACTCGGTTAAAAAGTATCGTATTTGGTAATTATAATAGACAGAATACAtattattttaaagaataaattacCAATTCTGTCATCGAATTATCAGAACGCTGACAAAAATAATCTCTATTTTATAACGAAAAAAATACAcctaaaatattgaaaaatgCTACAAAAATATTCAACCGTAAATAAAAATCTATTTCGTTAACAGAGTTGGCTGAACTGTCAAACAGATTCCGTTATATCCTTTTTCTGCTTCTCCTTTATTCTCCCTCACTCCTTCGGTCCCTCCCTCCCCCAAATCTCCCCGAAAAAGCTTATGTCTTACCTTCTTCACTCTCACTCTGAATCCATGGCTGTTGCCTTCTGATCTTCTTTGTCTCACGCCGTCACACTCCACTCCCTACTCCTTTATTCTTCTCACTTTCACTTCTCCAACACACAAAACAGTTGCTCATCAACCCACGCAACTTTCTCTATCTTTAATGGTAGAATCTCGTTGTTGCGAATGCTACTTGCTCGCCGCCCCTGCCGTTGTCGTCAGAAGTGGATCTCACAGCTCCTTACCCTTTTCACTCTCTCAGCAGATCTCTCGATTTTTCCTCTCAGATTCGTCATCATTGTTGCTGCTTGCTCGCTGCCCCTCCATCGCTGTCAAAAATCTGTCTTGCAGCACCTTACTCTTCTCTCTCGCAGTAAGCCAGCACTGGACAGTCTCTCTCTCTCCAACTTCTCTCTTTGTCATTATTTCTCTTTGGATTCTatctttaatatattattaaaaaaagtataatGAGAAATGTGAAATTGGTGATTATGAATGATTATCACTGATTCTGGCTGATTATTGCGGTGACTGAGATGAAGATGGTAAGGCGAAGGTCTATTTTGGGAGGTTTGGATGAGGGAGGAAGTCACTGAGATATTGCTTATTGTTGTTGTAGTTATTTTAGGGAGAGAGGGAGGACGGGAGGAGAGGGTAGCATCACTGCAAGCGCCGTCGTTGAGGAGAGAGATGAGCAAAACaacaaggagagagaaagagagaggcgACGAGAGAGAATAATCGAAGAAGGAGAAGTGGATGAGCAAGATGATACTGGCAAAGAGTAAGATCATTGTCGTACTTGAGGGAAAGAAATTGTGGAAGAAGAGGCAACATCGTATTTGAGGAGAGAAATAGTGAGGAAGATGTTGTTGCAGGAGCTTCAACTAGGAagatgatgttgttgttgttattgcaaTTTTGGAGTGACAGAGATATGTTGTTGTTGTAGCTTGCAGCGACTTTTGGGAGGGTTGGGGGAGGGAAGGAATATCTGAGatgtttattattgttgttgtagtTGTTTTGGGGAGGGAGGGAGTGAGGGAGAACGAAGGAGAAGCAAAAGAAGGGATGTGACAAAATCCATTTGACAACTCAACCAATTCTgttaacaaaatagttttttatttacgGCCGGATATTTTTGTAGCGTTTTTCAATATTTTAGATGTATTTTTGTCGTTAATAAAAGTGGAGGTTATTTTTGTCAGCGTTCTGATAATTCAAGGGCGAAATTGGTAATTTACTCTATTTTAAAAGTCTATTTTATTCTTGATATATGAAAAATTTCATTGACTATATCTTTATTCCTTCATCTTCTTCTGTCAACCTGATTCGTATTTCCAACAAAACTAACTTATAATTCCATTTTCATTATCTACAGCAAAttcaaacaataaaataaaattttatatagatatatattattACGGTTTGTGTCAAAAAGATTAAAGAAagcagaaaaaagaaagagaaataaaattataaattgcaaagatgaatgtaaaaataaaattataaattgtaagaATGAATGTACTCTACTTCAGTAACTTGTACTCAGCCAATATATATACTCAGGATGAAGGTGAATAATAATaaagatgaagaaaagaaaaaagaacctTATTcgtagagaaaaaaaagagaaaaatgagataaggataaaatagtataaaaataaaacttcATTTATGTCTTAAGTAAAAAATTTGTGTCTTGCCTTTTTGAAGAGgcacaaattatatatattttatgggTATTCATGTATAACCGTGTCTCTCTCAATTTTGTGTCTTAATAACCAAACAGTGAACATGTATACCATGTCTATGTCTTTGTGTCTTGTCTTAAAAAACAAACGCTACCCAAAGGCCCAAACTCACCTCCACTATTAGCTGTTAATTatcgatttttttaaataaatattaaaattattgaaatacgtaatttttgaaatttttacttttttctatttttaacttgtaaacgagataattatggtcatatctcgtttacactgtaaatgagatatgaCTAGACTTATCTTATTTAtattgtaaatgagataagatTAAAAATACGTCGTTGATACGGCAAACGAGATATAATAGGACAAAAATATGACTTCTATAAAAGGACCAACAAACCGTTAGTATTCTTcacaaaatcatcaaatattccttctcctttctttttctttctagagATATGAAAAAATGTCTAGTAGTAGTGGTTTTTTTTGTTGTGATGGTTTATCCTAACTGTCGGATGAAAAACAGTGACATCGGGGTGATATTTAGTACAAGAGTCCGTCGCTCTTCCGAAGTAAAAGAGCGGATTCGTTGTCGGAGCGAAAGAGTATGATATTGTCTCATGTCGGTGGTGCGGAGGCAAAAGAGATTGGTCGAGTTGGGTGTACTAACACTGATGGGAAATGGGGTGTTTCGATTTCGTCTATTTTGACTCGATGGCGACAAGCATGTGCGTCTTATGTTTGATGTGCATGGGAGAATTATGGTTGAACAAGTGGTGGAGCTTTCAACGGAGGTTCGTGACATTGGTGAAGGCGGTAGTGGTACCTCGGACTTCATACCGGATGACCCTCTTCTCGCACCACATCCATTGCATTGAGCGAGTCCAGTGCAGGACATGGAGGTGGAGGGTGAGGAATCGGACGATGACTACGTTGCCGATAGTAACAGAAGTAGTTCATCTGAGGGTAATGATGAAGATGAGTTCGTACTAGAGACTCCCGTTGGGGGATCACGTCGATACCTATTGCCACCTCCCAAGCCAATCCCAGAGTTATCATTTGTGCCCAGCCACTACCACACATTGAACTTGGATGCGATGTATGAGAAAACTCCGTACTCGAACACGGGGGTCGAGGATTACAACACAGATGGCGGTATGGAGTTTAGGGTTGGTCATAGATTCAGGAGTAGAGAGGTAGTGCTGCAATGTGTAAAGAATTATAGCATTCGACGAAGCGCAGAGTATCGAGTATTTGAGTCGGACCGGCTGAAGTACCACGTACGATGCAGGCAGTTCACCGATGGTTGTCCTTGTAAAATTCGGTTAATTAacgactaattaacccataaatgagaatttattctagaaagcccaaaatgtgatttttatggctaaatgtgatagaggagattgagatgagaatttcggtaccaattttatagaattcggaccaagattggaccgaacgggccaaaccgggccaaccagacccaaagtgggcccttggtccaacataactaaaccaaaactctagttttcagcactctctctcctcacacaacactaaCACACgctgaaaattagaagagaggggggaagaacactctctcaagttctatctctcccttgatcttcaaaccaccataatttttgatctagagctccgattgccgcactgtttgcggccacgcgttcaccgcggagagctctaaaaaacccatacaattaatattaaggtaagccacgtttttctcttcgaatttccagctttgatttcgagtttcatgagcaaaaatgttgagattttaggttctttgatgttataggacccaactctcttgaaggagaaggttaatcttgtctccttggaccttgggtgtggtaagattctcaaccctagtgtaatttgttgttctatgatgtttgggtattgagatgttgtgtgtgggtatgatgattgtggcttacgTTGTGTATttatgaatattggagcttgattagtgatattgaaaagcttgaaaagggatttagtggtgaaaaatctgttcttggaggtgttgagaccttgagagcttgtggataagtgatttggaagtgctccggttgagcttggaaaatcggctaaggtatggtctcggtttcccgtatctaatatgtaatgtggtaggaaatacttaggctagaggccctaagataggcattgaattgttgatgttgttgaatggttgatatatatgatgtggtcatatatgtgatgatgattattgatgccttaatggtatgatgtatgagaaatatgcatgttgtgatatatgcttgatgattgattatggttgaattgtgggtggaaccatgttgatggtgagtatgatattgattgtgtacaatgatgatttattggaattggtgttgttgaaaattggcatgaggaagagtatatgatatgtcaatgtgtttgggtgtgagccacttgggtgaagtgggttaaaatgatgggatagtgattttgtaaattgtggtaatgtgtcaatgtgtgagttgaggaggcttgatgttgaatttgatatattttgattgatttcaaagaaaagggatgaaattgacatattttgattgattttgaaaatagttaaaaatggcttgttttgaaaatggcactttgtggttttatgaaaaacatggcttttgggcatattttggtgggacataacttggactacggatccccattttgtgccaaatctgtttagaaataaattggatccgggatgtccatgccgttcgaagaacgggtgaaaaacgatttaaaatgagaaagttatgtccgttggaagattggggttgaatctgtgaattctgcagcttttaacttagaaaatttttagcagaatgacccctcgcgcgtaggcgcacttggcgcgtacgcgccgttcttccagaaagcgccatccacgcgtgcgcgtggtgtgcgcgggcgcgctgaCGTGCTGcatccaatgcccagccattttccagaaagttgtgccagaactgtgccagatttgtgcctggggcacgagagcacccacgcgtatgcgtggctgacgcgtgcgcgtcgcttggcgatttttcaatccacgcgttagcgtgcatgacgcatacgcgtcgatgagttttttggccatccacgcgtgcgcgtggagtgcgcgtacgcggggccctgttttcatcccaaagttgattttttagttttaaaagccaaatctcatacttctaagcctccgatctaccacttatgtcttaaataattatgatatgcctagcaatgagtaAAGGAGCTAgagaatgtggtaacttgcgagtgaagcaggggaaaaatgaatgattaatgaggatcaaagatgattatgtgagatgcgaaggatggcggtggaagtgcttgttatgccatgggccgaagggccgtaattgttgatgaattggctggttatgcatttaaccgtgagccggatggctagattattgccgtgttacggcagagccatgattatggctaagtataaatgcatatatgctgttgaatgaattgtgaatgttgcacttccactattggagatgagagtttccctgggaggaagcagtggctagccaccacgtgctccaggttgagactcgaagctcttttgaacctatgtcgtaagtgtggccaggcactgtgaaagacccggatgagctcgcccccgtaaatattcaccagtgagggtgatggatatggatcatgattatgatccagtttatgatgagtataactcgagttggggatgcgcgacagagggacagtccaatggttagctagcaggacttgtcgggttggctctataaccgacagatgatatcatcagccactagggacaagcattcatcatatgcatactatatgaattatttgagattgcctatttgactgcatattacttgctaattgtctaaatgccttaattattcctatttgtatatttcttgtttgatataactgtgtttgctacattatactcctgctggtggttggaaggtctgaaggaattggaaagggaagtattagttagactgaagaatctttagtcagtcgccacatatggtttagcttgtttataagttttgatattatctggaggaagttctaggattgcctttggctttcctctattattatgtattatatatgtggaagctgttaccatgctggggacctttggttctcacccattcgaattttgtggttttcagatgcaggacgtgaggtttctcgttgAGGCCtgttggagacttctggattagcgaagatcctttgttcttggggactctgtgttagtttatatattttgctaggatacttttatctccactaaataatacaaactgggatgactcctcttatgggagattttggagaataggtttttgtatttgtgtcccttcgGGTTTCCTTGGggtatcttattctatttatatgtatatattgctatgctcgggccggttatcttcgcaaccagattttgagttttgatattcttgtttttgacattcctttgtatatatataatctcgcgttggtatatccttgttcgttacgttatcgaccggagtgttgcacttttgagttgcgatttttgtttacccctttttctacaaaggctcctagttataatcaatcattcatactactatacttactaaatttttattttagaggtcgtaataccttgccatctctgacttatgacttaagcataagactctgtatggtagggtgttacagtccTTGGACCCTTCGGATCGCCCTCGATAGAATCTCTATTGGTGAGTATTACATAAGTTTACCTTGTCTTTAAAATTGTTATGGTTATTCTGGTTATATTTTAATTCCTTGACTCTTAACAACTTTAGAGAAGTGCGTAAATTTGGTGGACTGCATACGTATCTAGCCCCACCATGTCGCAAGATCATCGGCAGTTGGACAGCCACCTCATAGGCAGACTCATCTTGCCGCTCATACAGTCAAGTCCATCAGTATCCATCCCTGTTCTACAAAGTACAGTGAGGCAGAGTTATCACTTCAAGCTGTCGTATGAGAAGGTatgaatggaaaaataaaaggcAATTGCGCAAATATATGGTGATTGGGAGGAGTCGTACAACAGGGTGTCACAATTGCTCCAAGCATTGCAGAGTTGTTGTGCAGGCACGATATGTGACTTGAGTGATGTGCCATACTATGATGGACACGTGATGGTTCCGAACTGCAGTCAGTTTGACAAGGTTTTCTGGTCGTATCCTCCATGCATTGAAGCATTCAAGCATTGCAATCCCTTCATCTTGGTAGACGGCAGGCACTTGTACGGCAAGTATGGAAGGATGTTGCATTATGTTGGCAAGTCGGTCACACTTGACGTAGTTGTCTGAATCTACCCATGGATGACATGTAGTAGTTGTTAATGTTGTTGTCATTTTATTTTGTACTTCAAGGCGTCGCAATGTGGTAGTGGATCCATTATGTTTCATTAAGTTGTTTTCATTTTAGTTTTGTCGTTGCCATTATTAATGTTGTTTTCGTTTTAGTTTTGATAGTTGCCATTGTTAATGTTGTTTTCTACCTTATACTAATGATTTGCATACATAACGGGTGACAAAAAAAGgataataagtaaataaataagtcaAGTAATGCCAATTCATACAACATTTTCAACCAATGAGTTACAAGATCACTACAGTAAACATACATAAAAAAACTACTAAAGTATCATTCTATCACTGTAGTAAACAAAAAGGATAAACTACGAAAGTACTAATCGTCAACGATGCTGGTCCCCATGGTAATGAAGACGCTCCCTGGTCCCACAAGGTGGAGGCCGTGTCTAACGAGCAGGTCTGCAGGCATGCAGGTCTTGCTGAGCTGGTGGTGGAGGAGGGGCTGATCCATGTGACAGGGCGAAAAAGGCTGAGAATAGCACGAATATGCAGCATCAGAGGTTTGAGCCTGAAACTGTGGTGGatgtggtggatactgctgtggaggagggaaaagagaaaggagagaaatGTGGGTCAGGAGTGGTCCCAACCCATCTGTCAACAAGTTGCTTTTATAGGCACCATTTGaccttatctcatttacagtataCATGAGATAAGTATGGTCATATCTCCTTTATACTGTAAACGTTTATAAACGTGATACGTGGAGACGTATCACAACGTGTTTATAAACGTGATGCATAGAGGTGTGTGCGTGCCTTATCTCGTTTACTATTTATAAACACGAAAACGTGATAAGTTAAAAATGGAAAATggtaaaaattccaaaaattacgtattttagtaattttaatatttattttatttatttaaaaaaattctgttAATTACTATTTTAGTTTTTGGTTACCAAatcctttttttatattttatattacagtTATAGTGagtatatatatcaaaatcagttattaaaatcaattattaacataaaatatatactaaaatataaattttgatatacacaatattttttatattaaatgctTTTTCTATAACTATTTGCCAGAAAAATAATGCTATACATCCAAAATTTTTTATGGACTAAATTTAACcaagttaaataataagatttaaaataataCTAGCTATAACTATTTTTTGTTATGTTAGACCAATTTGGATGGACTTGGTCAATAAAGAGATTTGGATGTCTAGTATTAT
Coding sequences within it:
- the LOC112803509 gene encoding uncharacterized protein, encoding MSQDHRQLDSHLIGRLILPLIQSSPSVSIPVLQSTVRQSYHFKLSYEKSCCAGTICDLSDVPYYDGHVMVPNCSQFDKVFWSYPPCIEAFKHCNPFILVDGRHLYGKYGRMLHYVGKSVTLDVVV